From Rhodovastum atsumiense, a single genomic window includes:
- a CDS encoding complex I NDUFA9 subunit family protein, with the protein MTRKVATVFGGSGFIGRYVVKRLANLGYVVRVAVLDPEAALFLKPMGAVGQVVALRAPVTSPEAVARAVAGAELVVNLVGILAERLPGDFQRIMAEGAGTVARAAAEAGVERLVHVSAIGADPSSPSGYGRAKAAGEAAVRAAFPRATILRPSIVFGPEDQFFNRFAAMAQFSPVLPVIAGETKFQPVYVGDVADAVIAGLTDEDAAGGLYELGGPQVLTFRQLLAWICQAVRRHRWLVDVPPAVAQWQARVMEWLPGKPLTRDQLAMLGRDNVVASGTPGLSALGIIPTPIDLVVPDYLRRFRPGGGRAEVRGA; encoded by the coding sequence ATGACGCGCAAGGTCGCGACGGTGTTCGGCGGATCGGGCTTCATTGGCCGCTACGTGGTCAAGCGGCTCGCCAACCTGGGCTACGTGGTGCGCGTCGCCGTCCTCGACCCCGAGGCCGCGCTGTTCCTCAAGCCCATGGGGGCGGTGGGGCAGGTGGTGGCGCTGCGGGCGCCGGTGACCAGCCCGGAAGCGGTGGCGCGGGCGGTCGCGGGCGCGGAGCTGGTGGTCAACCTCGTGGGCATCCTCGCCGAGCGCCTGCCGGGCGACTTCCAGCGCATCATGGCCGAGGGCGCCGGCACGGTGGCCCGGGCCGCGGCCGAGGCCGGGGTCGAGCGGTTGGTGCATGTCTCGGCCATCGGTGCCGATCCCAGCAGTCCTTCCGGCTATGGCCGGGCCAAGGCCGCGGGCGAGGCCGCCGTGCGTGCCGCCTTCCCGCGGGCGACCATCCTGCGGCCTTCCATCGTGTTCGGGCCGGAGGACCAGTTCTTCAACCGCTTCGCCGCCATGGCGCAGTTCTCGCCGGTGCTGCCGGTGATCGCGGGCGAGACGAAATTCCAGCCGGTCTATGTCGGCGACGTCGCCGATGCGGTGATCGCCGGCCTGACGGACGAGGATGCCGCCGGCGGCCTTTACGAGCTGGGCGGGCCGCAGGTGCTGACGTTCCGCCAGCTCCTGGCCTGGATCTGCCAGGCCGTGCGGCGGCATCGCTGGCTGGTGGACGTGCCTCCCGCCGTGGCGCAATGGCAGGCCCGGGTGATGGAGTGGCTTCCCGGCAAGCCGTTGACGCGTGACCAGTTGGCCATGCTCGGCCGTGACAATGTGGTGGCCTCGGGGACGCCTGGCCTGTCCGCGCTGGGCATCATCCCCACCCCGATCGATCTGGTGGTACCGGACTACCTGCGTCGTTTCCGCCCCGGTGGCGGGCGCGCCGAAGTCCGGGGCGCCTGA
- a CDS encoding KpsF/GutQ family sugar-phosphate isomerase, with protein MTAPLLTAGSLARAPETPDPAADADLSVARTVLTTEAAGLRALASALDHGFARAVALLDQASGRVVVSGMGKSGHVARKIAATLASTGTPALFVHPGEASHGDLGMVVPGDAVLALSNSGETAELADLIAHTRRFALPLVAITGRATSTLARSADVALVLPAAREACPLGLAPTTSTTMQLALGDALAVALLTRRGFSPSDFQNFHPGGRLGARLRRVGELMHRDAEVPLAAPDTPMDRALLLITDKRVGCLGVVGPDGRLIGIVTDGDLRRAMGPDLLQRRVGEIMTTTPRTIGPDALAAEALHQMNAGGRPVNVLFVVDAERHPIGVLHVQDLLRAGVA; from the coding sequence ATGACTGCGCCCCTTCTCACCGCCGGATCCCTGGCCCGGGCGCCGGAAACCCCCGATCCCGCCGCGGATGCCGATCTCTCGGTCGCGCGGACGGTCCTGACCACCGAGGCGGCGGGGCTGCGCGCCCTGGCCTCGGCGCTGGACCACGGCTTCGCCCGCGCCGTGGCGCTGCTGGACCAGGCCAGCGGCCGCGTCGTCGTCTCCGGCATGGGCAAGTCAGGCCATGTGGCGCGCAAGATCGCGGCCACTCTTGCCTCCACCGGGACGCCGGCCTTGTTCGTGCACCCGGGCGAGGCATCGCATGGCGATCTCGGCATGGTCGTGCCGGGTGACGCCGTGCTGGCACTGTCGAATTCCGGCGAGACCGCCGAACTGGCCGACCTGATCGCGCATACGCGCCGCTTCGCGCTGCCGCTGGTGGCGATCACCGGACGCGCCACCTCCACGCTCGCCCGCTCCGCCGACGTGGCGCTGGTGCTGCCGGCGGCGCGCGAGGCCTGCCCGCTCGGGCTCGCCCCCACCACCAGCACCACCATGCAGCTCGCCCTCGGCGACGCGCTGGCGGTCGCCCTGCTCACGCGCCGGGGCTTCAGCCCCTCGGATTTCCAGAACTTCCATCCTGGCGGCCGCCTCGGCGCGCGGCTGCGGCGGGTGGGCGAGCTGATGCACCGCGATGCCGAGGTGCCGCTGGCCGCGCCGGACACGCCCATGGACCGGGCCTTGCTGCTGATCACCGACAAGCGGGTCGGCTGCCTCGGCGTGGTCGGGCCGGACGGACGGCTGATCGGCATCGTCACCGATGGCGACCTGCGCCGCGCCATGGGGCCGGACCTGCTGCAGCGCCGCGTCGGCGAGATCATGACCACCACCCCCCGCACCATCGGGCCGGACGCCCTGGCGGCGGAGGCGCTGCACCAGATGAATGCCGGCGGGCGGCCGGTCAACGTGCTGTTCGTGGTGGACGCCGAGCGCCACCCGATCGGCGTGCTGCATGTCCAGGATCTGCTGCGCGCCGGCGTGGCGTGA
- a CDS encoding DUF2059 domain-containing protein has translation MPHPSFLLMLALLLPVAAAAQAPAAPPAAGSTIPVTAEGLREARALGELLSIPAQAQNFVGQIRNAVVNAAIRASGKSAEDAARIVDEIILPDFRAKLPEVEAMLVENLAAHYTVDDLRGMREFFSTPLGQRWLRGMPAVGRDETQRLQQLAQKLIRESTARHADALRARGVKF, from the coding sequence ATGCCCCATCCCTCGTTTCTGCTCATGCTCGCGCTGCTGCTGCCCGTCGCGGCCGCCGCGCAGGCCCCCGCGGCCCCCCCCGCCGCCGGTTCCACGATCCCGGTGACCGCGGAGGGGCTGCGCGAGGCGCGCGCCCTCGGCGAGCTGCTCAGCATTCCTGCCCAGGCGCAGAATTTCGTCGGCCAGATCCGCAACGCGGTGGTCAATGCCGCCATTCGGGCGAGCGGCAAGAGCGCCGAGGACGCCGCGCGCATCGTCGACGAGATCATACTGCCGGATTTCCGTGCCAAGCTGCCGGAAGTGGAAGCCATGCTGGTCGAGAATCTCGCCGCGCACTACACCGTCGATGATCTGCGCGGGATGCGGGAGTTCTTTTCCACGCCGCTCGGCCAGCGCTGGCTGCGCGGCATGCCCGCGGTCGGCCGCGACGAGACCCAGCGGCTCCAGCAGCTTGCCCAGAAACTGATCCGCGAATCGACCGCACGGCATGCCGATGCCCTGCGCGCCCGCGGCGTGAAGTTCTGA
- a CDS encoding NAD(P)-dependent oxidoreductase: MADRMLQFVRVPQAMPDKRDAAARRGDFHEIYADFDVPRAREQSGRCSQCGVPFCQVHCPLGNNIPDWLKLTAEGRLEEAYEVSSATNTFPEICGRICPQDRLCEGNCVIEKGFDSVTIGAVERFITDTAFAQGWVQAPVPRAENGMSVGIVGAGPGGLAAAEQLRLKGYAVHVYDRHDRVGGLMIYGIPNFKLEKEVVLRRHRLFEQAGIVFHLGCEIGRDIGLDELRTRHDAVLLATGVYRARELGGPGAGLAGIVPALDYLIASNRTGLGDAVPEFDSGTLDAAGRDVVVIGGGDTAMDCVRTAIRQGAKSVRCLYRRDRANMPGSLREVKNAEEEGVEFVWLSAPEAFLGDDHVTGVRAVRMHLGLPDASGRQSVEPIEGSHFTIPATLVIKALGFDPEDLPATFAEPALAVSRWGTLKIDHRSFMTSIPGVFAAGDIVRGASLVVWAIRDGRDAAAQMHAWLQHTAAEDGRSSPLAAD; encoded by the coding sequence ATGGCCGATCGCATGCTCCAGTTCGTCCGCGTTCCCCAAGCGATGCCCGACAAGCGCGACGCCGCGGCGCGGCGCGGCGACTTCCACGAGATCTATGCCGATTTCGACGTGCCGCGGGCGCGCGAGCAGTCGGGGCGCTGCAGCCAGTGCGGCGTGCCGTTCTGTCAGGTTCACTGCCCGCTCGGGAACAACATCCCGGACTGGCTGAAGCTGACCGCCGAAGGCCGGCTGGAAGAGGCGTACGAGGTTTCCTCGGCCACCAACACCTTCCCCGAGATCTGCGGCCGCATCTGCCCGCAGGACCGGCTGTGCGAGGGCAACTGCGTCATCGAGAAGGGTTTCGACAGCGTCACCATCGGCGCGGTCGAGCGCTTCATCACCGACACCGCCTTCGCGCAGGGCTGGGTGCAGGCGCCGGTGCCGCGCGCCGAGAACGGGATGTCGGTGGGCATCGTCGGGGCCGGGCCGGGCGGCCTCGCCGCCGCCGAGCAACTGCGGCTGAAGGGCTATGCCGTCCACGTCTACGACCGCCACGACCGCGTCGGCGGGCTGATGATCTACGGCATCCCCAACTTCAAGCTGGAAAAGGAAGTGGTGCTGCGCCGCCACCGCCTGTTCGAGCAGGCCGGCATCGTCTTCCATCTCGGCTGCGAGATCGGTCGCGACATCGGGTTGGACGAGCTGCGCACCCGCCATGACGCGGTGCTGCTGGCCACCGGCGTCTACCGTGCCCGTGAGCTTGGTGGCCCCGGCGCGGGCCTCGCCGGCATCGTGCCCGCGCTCGATTACCTGATCGCCTCCAACCGCACGGGACTCGGCGACGCGGTGCCCGAATTCGACTCGGGCACGCTGGATGCCGCCGGCCGGGACGTGGTGGTGATCGGCGGCGGCGACACCGCCATGGACTGCGTGCGCACCGCCATCCGCCAGGGAGCCAAGTCGGTGCGCTGCCTCTATCGCCGCGACCGCGCCAACATGCCGGGCTCGCTGCGCGAGGTGAAGAACGCCGAGGAGGAGGGCGTCGAGTTCGTCTGGCTTTCCGCCCCGGAAGCCTTCCTCGGCGACGACCATGTCACCGGGGTGCGCGCGGTGCGCATGCATCTCGGCCTGCCCGATGCCTCGGGCCGGCAGAGCGTGGAGCCGATCGAGGGCAGCCATTTCACCATTCCCGCCACCCTGGTGATCAAGGCGCTCGGCTTCGATCCCGAGGACCTGCCGGCGACCTTCGCCGAGCCTGCGCTGGCGGTGTCGCGCTGGGGCACGCTGAAGATCGACCATCGCAGCTTCATGACCAGCATTCCCGGCGTGTTCGCCGCCGGCGACATCGTGCGCGGCGCCTCGCTGGTGGTCTGGGCCATCCGCGACGGGCGCGACGCCGCCGCGCAGATGCACGCCTGGCTGCAGCACACCGCCGCCGAGGACGGCAGGTCGTCCCCGCTCGCCGCCGACTGA
- a CDS encoding GlsB/YeaQ/YmgE family stress response membrane protein translates to MWILSAIVVGLVVGAIAKLLMPGRDPGGFIITILLGIGGSMVATWLGQRIGWYGPGQAAGWIASILGAILILAVYRLFLRRRALPLA, encoded by the coding sequence ATGTGGATCCTGTCCGCGATCGTCGTCGGCCTGGTTGTCGGCGCGATCGCCAAGCTGCTGATGCCCGGCCGTGACCCAGGGGGCTTCATCATCACCATCCTGCTCGGCATCGGCGGCTCGATGGTCGCTACCTGGCTTGGCCAGCGCATCGGCTGGTACGGCCCCGGCCAGGCGGCCGGCTGGATCGCCAGCATTCTCGGCGCCATCCTGATCCTGGCGGTGTACCGCCTGTTCCTGCGCCGCCGGGCACTGCCGTTGGCCTGA
- a CDS encoding ribonuclease D, which translates to MPETTLFTPGATIHLHRDDLPDDLVLGPMVAVDTETMGLNPHRDRLCLVQLSAGDGVAHLVQIIPERLGGRGTDCPNLKRVLADPGVVKLMHFARFDVAILQHTFDITVAPVKCTKIAAKLVRTFTERHGLKDLCRELLSVELSKQQQTSDWGAASLTPEQLTYAASDVLHLHALWRRLEELLRREQRLELAEACFAFLPARTRLDLLGYETPDLFAH; encoded by the coding sequence ATGCCCGAGACCACCCTGTTCACCCCCGGCGCCACCATCCACCTGCATCGCGACGACCTGCCGGATGACCTGGTGCTCGGCCCCATGGTCGCGGTGGACACCGAGACGATGGGCCTCAATCCACATCGCGACCGGCTGTGCCTGGTGCAGCTCTCGGCCGGCGACGGCGTCGCCCATCTGGTGCAGATCATCCCGGAGCGCCTGGGCGGGCGTGGCACCGACTGCCCCAATCTCAAGCGGGTGCTCGCCGATCCCGGCGTGGTCAAGCTGATGCATTTCGCCCGTTTCGATGTCGCGATATTGCAACATACCTTCGACATCACCGTCGCCCCGGTGAAATGCACCAAGATCGCGGCGAAGCTGGTCCGCACCTTCACCGAGCGTCACGGGCTGAAGGATCTGTGCCGGGAATTGCTCTCGGTGGAACTGTCCAAGCAGCAGCAGACCAGCGACTGGGGCGCGGCCAGTCTCACCCCCGAGCAACTCACCTATGCGGCATCCGACGTGCTGCATCTGCATGCACTCTGGCGGCGGCTGGAGGAGTTGTTGCGGCGCGAGCAGCGACTGGAACTGGCCGAGGCCTGTTTTGCCTTCCTTCCGGCCCGTACGCGACTCGATCTGCTGGGGTATGAGACTCCAGATCTGTTTGCGCACTAA
- a CDS encoding tetratricopeptide repeat protein yields the protein MAGSPARAFEAATRGLALSPDDPDLLVGHARAASALERFDLAAGDLTRALATDPRRPEALVLRAAALRQLGRLEEAEADIRQAVALDPDSAEALLERGILRQLHADLAGAQADWEHVIELAPDTTTADLAEQNLALLAAGPAR from the coding sequence ATGGCCGGCAGCCCGGCGCGGGCCTTCGAGGCGGCCACGCGCGGACTGGCGCTCAGCCCGGACGACCCGGACCTGCTGGTCGGCCACGCCCGCGCGGCCAGCGCGCTGGAACGCTTCGATCTCGCGGCGGGCGACCTGACCCGGGCGCTGGCAACGGATCCGCGCCGGCCGGAAGCGCTGGTGCTGCGCGCCGCGGCGTTGCGGCAGCTCGGGCGGCTGGAAGAGGCGGAGGCGGATATCCGCCAGGCGGTGGCACTGGACCCGGACAGCGCCGAAGCGTTGCTGGAGCGCGGCATCCTGCGCCAGTTGCATGCCGATCTGGCCGGGGCGCAGGCCGACTGGGAGCACGTGATCGAACTCGCGCCAGACACCACCACGGCGGACCTGGCGGAACAGAATCTGGCGCTGCTGGCGGCGGGACCGGCCCGGTAG
- a CDS encoding glutathione S-transferase family protein, giving the protein MRTLYHLPLCPYSRKVRLVLAEKRLPFDLQVEKVWERRPEYLLLNPAATTPTLEEDNGLAVPDSGVICEYLEEAYPDNPLLGETLGERVEVRRLRAWFDGKFADEVTRNLNGEKYLKRISGIGHPDASALRAGYANLREHLHYLGWLAETRKWLAGSHISLADFAAAAHLSVLDFQGDVDWSVSPAARDWYARMKSRPSFRPLLADRVPGMMPPEHYADLDF; this is encoded by the coding sequence ATGCGAACCCTCTACCATCTCCCGCTCTGCCCTTATTCCCGCAAGGTGCGGCTGGTCCTGGCCGAGAAGCGACTGCCCTTCGACCTGCAGGTGGAGAAGGTGTGGGAACGCCGGCCGGAATATCTGCTGCTCAATCCCGCGGCGACAACGCCGACGCTCGAGGAGGACAACGGCCTGGCCGTGCCCGATTCGGGGGTGATCTGCGAGTACCTGGAAGAAGCCTATCCGGACAATCCGCTTTTGGGCGAGACGCTCGGCGAGCGGGTCGAGGTGCGTCGCCTGCGCGCCTGGTTCGACGGCAAGTTCGCCGACGAGGTCACCCGCAACCTCAACGGCGAGAAATACCTCAAGCGCATCTCCGGCATCGGCCATCCCGACGCCTCGGCGCTGCGGGCGGGCTATGCCAATCTGCGCGAGCACCTGCATTACCTCGGCTGGCTGGCCGAGACGCGCAAATGGCTGGCGGGCAGCCACATCTCGCTGGCGGATTTCGCCGCCGCGGCGCATCTGTCGGTGCTGGATTTCCAGGGTGACGTGGACTGGTCGGTCAGCCCGGCGGCGCGCGACTGGTATGCGCGCATGAAGTCGCGCCCGAGTTTCCGGCCGCTGCTGGCCGACCGGGTGCCAGGCATGATGCCGCCCGAGCATTACGCCGACCTGGATTTCTGA
- the gltB gene encoding glutamate synthase large subunit, with protein MSHQESATRFLAAWDANTKALADTYVPAQEHDACGVGIIAALDGRRRRDVVEAGIAALKAVWHRGAVDADGKTGDGAGIHVEIPQDFFAEAVERGGDKLRPGPIAVGQVFLPKTDLSAQERCRQIVETEILNFGYQIYGWRQVPINVECIGEKANATRPEIEQIMIWNAKGTDEAAFERDLYVIRRRIEKQSIAAQIPELYFCSLSCRSIIYKGMFLAENLTDFYPDLTDPRFVSRFAIYHQRYSTNTFPTWRLAQPFRMLAHNGEINTVSGNINWMKSHETRLADPALDPFMEDIKPVIQAGGSDTATLDNVFEVLVRAGRDAPMAKALMIPASVGQDATMPQAHRDMFLYCNAVMEPWDGPAAIAATDGRWAIAGLDRNGLRPLRYTITRGDLLIVGSETGMVKFDEADIIEKGRVGPGQTIAVDLETTRFYRDEELKDMLAARHPYGEWSKRIRQIDHIVKTDAPEPVLWQGQELRRRQLSMGVTMEELEAILHPMVDGAQEAVGSMGDDTPIAVLSAQYRGLHHFFRQNFSQVTNPPIDSLRETRVMTLKTRLGNLGNVLDEDSSQCDLLQLESPVLSTAEFEAMRITMGRSACVVDCTFPAAEGEAGLRAALARIRREAEEGVRAGCTHVILTDEAIGPERVVIPMILATGGVHTHLVRQSLRTFTSLNVRSAECLDVHYFAVLIGVGATTVNAYLAQESIADRHRRGLFGDLTLKEAVGRYKKAVDKGLLKVMSKMGISVISSYRGGCNFEAIGLSRQLVAEFFPGTHSRISGIGLPGIARKVLEQHRQAWTSDLATLPVGGIYKLRRSGETHAFDGALIHLLQEAVSTDSFSLYRRYAEAARRMPPIALRDLLDFRNDQVRPISVDEVESITEIRKRLVSPGISLGALSPEAHETLSIAMNRIGARSDSGEGGEDPARATPRGNGDNASSAIKQIASGRFGVTAEYLNACREIEIKVAQGAKPGEGGQLPGFKVTGLIARLRHSTPGVTLISPPPHHDIYSIEDLAQLIYDLKQINPDATVCVKLVARSGIGTVAAGVAKARADAILISGHSGGTGASPQSSIKYAGLPWEMGLSEAHQVLMLNRLRHRVKLRTDGGIKTGRDVVIAAMLGAEEFGIGTASLVAMGCIMVRQCHSNTCPVGVCTQDEKLREKFEGSAEKVINLFSFIAEDVRHILASLGARSLAEVIGRTDLLRQVSRGAEFLDDLDLNPLLVQADPGPYPRYCTLQGRNEVPETLDAQMIADAAALFERGEKMQLQYNVRNTHRAIGTKLSSRIVRKFGMTGLQPNHVTVRLRGSAGQSLGAFAVQGLKLEVFGDANDYVGKGLSGATIVVRPGPSSTLVSQQNTIIGNTVLYGATAGALFAAGQAGERFAVRNSGAVAVVEGCGSNGCEYMTGGTVVVLGPIGDNFGAGFTGGMAFVYDPENRFHLRVNADTLTWQRVAHPYWEAILRDLVARHVAETNSRYARMLLHDWTRELPHVWQVVPKEYVKYLAHPLKEETTEALRA; from the coding sequence ATGTCGCATCAGGAGTCCGCCACCCGCTTCCTCGCCGCGTGGGACGCCAACACCAAGGCGCTCGCCGACACCTACGTCCCGGCCCAGGAACACGATGCCTGCGGGGTCGGCATCATCGCCGCCCTCGACGGGCGCCGGCGCCGCGACGTGGTGGAGGCGGGCATCGCCGCGCTGAAGGCGGTGTGGCATCGGGGCGCGGTCGATGCCGACGGCAAGACCGGCGACGGCGCGGGCATCCATGTCGAGATCCCGCAGGACTTCTTCGCCGAGGCGGTGGAACGCGGCGGCGACAAGCTGCGCCCCGGCCCGATTGCGGTCGGTCAGGTGTTCCTGCCCAAGACCGACCTCAGCGCGCAGGAACGCTGCCGGCAGATCGTCGAGACCGAGATCCTGAACTTCGGCTACCAGATCTATGGCTGGCGGCAGGTGCCGATCAACGTCGAGTGCATCGGCGAAAAGGCCAATGCCACGCGCCCGGAGATCGAGCAGATCATGATCTGGAACGCGAAGGGCACCGACGAGGCGGCCTTCGAGCGCGATCTCTATGTCATCCGCCGCCGCATCGAGAAGCAGTCGATCGCGGCGCAGATCCCTGAGCTGTATTTCTGCTCCCTCTCGTGCCGGTCGATCATCTACAAGGGGATGTTCCTGGCCGAGAACCTGACCGATTTCTATCCCGACCTGACCGACCCGCGCTTCGTCAGCCGCTTCGCCATCTACCACCAGCGCTATTCGACCAACACCTTCCCGACCTGGCGGCTGGCGCAGCCCTTCCGCATGCTCGCCCATAACGGCGAGATCAACACGGTCAGCGGCAACATCAACTGGATGAAGAGCCACGAGACCCGGCTCGCCGATCCCGCGCTCGATCCCTTCATGGAGGACATCAAGCCGGTGATCCAGGCGGGCGGGTCCGACACCGCCACGCTCGACAACGTCTTCGAGGTGCTGGTGCGCGCCGGCCGTGACGCGCCGATGGCCAAGGCGCTGATGATCCCGGCCTCGGTCGGCCAGGACGCGACCATGCCGCAGGCGCATCGCGACATGTTCCTTTACTGCAATGCGGTGATGGAGCCCTGGGACGGCCCCGCCGCGATCGCCGCCACCGACGGGCGCTGGGCGATCGCCGGGCTCGACCGCAACGGCCTGCGCCCGCTGCGCTACACCATCACCCGGGGCGACCTGCTGATCGTCGGCTCCGAGACCGGCATGGTGAAGTTCGACGAGGCGGACATCATCGAGAAGGGGCGGGTCGGCCCCGGCCAGACCATCGCCGTCGATCTCGAGACCACGCGCTTCTACCGTGACGAGGAGCTGAAGGACATGCTGGCCGCCCGCCATCCCTATGGCGAGTGGTCCAAGCGCATCCGCCAGATCGACCATATCGTCAAGACCGACGCGCCCGAGCCGGTGCTGTGGCAGGGCCAGGAACTGCGCCGGCGCCAGCTTTCCATGGGCGTCACCATGGAAGAGCTTGAGGCGATCCTGCACCCGATGGTCGATGGCGCGCAGGAAGCGGTCGGCAGCATGGGCGACGACACGCCGATCGCGGTGCTGTCGGCGCAGTATCGCGGCCTGCACCATTTCTTCCGGCAGAATTTCAGCCAGGTCACCAACCCGCCGATCGACAGCCTGCGCGAGACGCGGGTGATGACGCTGAAGACCCGGCTCGGCAATCTCGGCAACGTGCTGGACGAGGATTCCAGCCAGTGCGACCTGCTGCAGCTGGAAAGCCCGGTGCTCTCCACCGCCGAGTTCGAGGCGATGCGCATCACCATGGGCCGCAGCGCCTGCGTGGTGGACTGCACCTTCCCCGCCGCCGAGGGTGAGGCCGGGCTGCGGGCGGCGCTCGCGCGCATCCGCCGCGAGGCGGAAGAGGGTGTGCGGGCCGGCTGCACCCATGTCATCCTCACCGACGAGGCGATCGGGCCGGAGCGGGTGGTGATCCCGATGATCCTGGCCACCGGCGGCGTGCACACCCATTTGGTGCGCCAGTCGCTGCGCACCTTCACCAGCCTCAATGTCCGCTCGGCCGAGTGCCTGGACGTGCATTACTTCGCGGTGCTGATCGGCGTCGGCGCCACCACGGTGAACGCCTATCTCGCGCAGGAGAGCATCGCCGACCGGCACCGCCGCGGCCTGTTCGGCGACCTGACGCTGAAGGAGGCGGTCGGCCGCTACAAGAAGGCGGTGGACAAGGGGCTTTTGAAGGTGATGTCCAAGATGGGCATCTCCGTCATCTCCTCCTATCGCGGCGGCTGCAATTTCGAGGCGATCGGCCTGTCACGCCAGCTGGTGGCGGAGTTCTTCCCCGGCACGCATTCGCGCATCTCCGGCATCGGCCTGCCCGGCATCGCCCGCAAGGTGCTGGAGCAGCACCGGCAGGCCTGGACCTCCGATCTCGCGACCCTGCCGGTTGGTGGCATCTACAAGCTGCGCCGCAGCGGCGAGACGCATGCCTTCGACGGGGCGCTGATCCACTTGCTGCAGGAAGCGGTCTCCACCGATAGCTTCTCGCTCTATCGCCGCTACGCCGAGGCGGCGCGGCGCATGCCGCCGATCGCGCTGCGCGACCTGCTCGATTTCCGCAACGACCAGGTGAGGCCGATCTCGGTCGACGAGGTCGAGAGCATCACCGAAATCCGCAAGCGGCTGGTGTCCCCCGGCATCTCGCTCGGCGCGCTCAGCCCGGAGGCGCACGAGACGCTGTCGATCGCGATGAACCGTATCGGTGCGCGCTCGGATTCAGGTGAAGGTGGGGAGGATCCCGCGCGGGCGACGCCGCGGGGCAACGGCGACAATGCCTCCTCGGCGATCAAGCAGATCGCCTCGGGCCGCTTCGGCGTGACCGCGGAATACCTGAACGCCTGCCGCGAGATCGAGATCAAGGTCGCCCAGGGCGCCAAGCCCGGCGAGGGCGGCCAGTTGCCCGGCTTCAAGGTCACCGGCCTGATCGCCCGGCTGCGCCACTCCACCCCGGGGGTGACGCTGATCAGCCCGCCGCCGCATCACGACATCTACTCGATCGAGGACCTCGCGCAGCTCATCTACGACCTCAAGCAGATCAACCCGGACGCCACGGTCTGCGTGAAGCTGGTCGCGCGCAGCGGCATCGGCACGGTCGCGGCCGGGGTCGCCAAGGCGCGCGCCGACGCCATCCTGATCTCGGGCCATTCCGGCGGCACCGGCGCATCCCCGCAAAGCAGCATCAAATATGCCGGCCTGCCCTGGGAGATGGGGCTATCGGAGGCGCATCAGGTGCTGATGCTCAACCGCTTGCGCCACCGGGTGAAGCTGCGCACCGATGGCGGCATCAAGACCGGGCGCGACGTGGTGATCGCGGCCATGCTCGGCGCCGAGGAATTCGGCATCGGCACCGCGAGCCTGGTCGCCATGGGCTGCATCATGGTGCGGCAGTGCCACTCCAACACCTGCCCGGTCGGCGTCTGCACCCAGGACGAGAAGCTGCGGGAGAAGTTCGAGGGCAGCGCGGAGAAGGTGATCAACCTGTTCAGCTTCATCGCCGAGGACGTGCGCCACATCCTCGCCTCCCTCGGCGCGCGCAGCCTTGCCGAGGTGATCGGGCGCACCGACCTGCTGCGCCAGGTCAGCCGCGGCGCCGAGTTCCTCGACGACCTCGACCTCAATCCGTTGCTGGTGCAGGCCGACCCGGGGCCGTATCCGCGCTACTGCACGCTGCAGGGGCGCAACGAAGTGCCGGAGACGCTGGACGCGCAGATGATCGCCGACGCCGCCGCCCTGTTCGAGCGCGGCGAGAAGATGCAGTTGCAGTACAACGTCCGCAACACCCACCGCGCCATCGGCACCAAGCTGTCCAGCCGCATCGTGCGGAAATTCGGCATGACCGGGCTGCAGCCGAACCACGTGACGGTGCGGCTGCGCGGCTCGGCCGGGCAGTCGCTCGGCGCCTTCGCCGTGCAGGGGCTGAAGCTCGAGGTGTTCGGCGACGCCAACGACTATGTCGGCAAGGGGCTGTCGGGGGCGACCATCGTGGTGCGGCCGGGACCGTCCTCGACGCTGGTGAGCCAGCAGAACACCATCATTGGCAACACCGTGCTCTATGGCGCGACCGCGGGGGCGCTGTTCGCCGCGGGACAGGCGGGTGAACGCTTCGCCGTGCGCAACTCCGGCGCGGTGGCGGTGGTCGAGGGCTGCGGCTCCAACGGCTGCGAATACATGACCGGCGGCACCGTCGTCGTGCTCGGCCCGATCGGCGATAATTTCGGGGCGGGCTTCACCGGCGGCATGGCCTTCGTCTACGACCCGGAGAACCGCTTCCATCTGCGGGTGAACGCCGACACGCTGACCTGGCAACGCGTGGCACATCCCTACTGGGAGGCGATCCTGCGCGACCTGGTGGCGCGCCACGTGGCCGAAACCAACAGCCGCTATGCCCGCATGCTGCTGCACGACTGGACCCGCGAACTGCCGCATGTCTGGCAGGTGGTGCCGAAGGAATACGTGAAGTACCTGGCGCACCCGCTGAAGGAGGAAACTACCGAAGCGTTGCGCGCCTGA